In the genome of Raphanus sativus cultivar WK10039 chromosome 9, ASM80110v3, whole genome shotgun sequence, the window ACGTCAACTGACTCGCTGATACAATAAAACATGGAAGTAATATAACTTttccaaaaatatcattttagatCTTAAGTGGTTTTGtctataaaactaatatatgaGGTGAAAGAAAAAGGAGGAAAAGAGAGTATTTAAAGGGCTAAAGCTTCCATAAAGGGAAAAAGAAAGTTTTAAAAAGAAGACATTTTATGATGAGTAATTAAAAACAAGATTGTTTACGTAGAGACTGAATAAAGCTAGCAGACAGCCTTTTGAGAGCCTCTGTTATATGTCTCGCCGAATCTTAGTTAGCTAAAAGAAACAAAGAGTtcatttttaaagtaaaattgTGCTAGAAGTATATGTATATCGTGACCAGAAACAAGTGCTtatacataataatataaatgcGCATATATACATCCACGAATTAATTGGCTTGCTTGAtttcttttgattcattaaTTAAACGAAACACGAACAACATGGATTTATCACTAGCTATAACATATATTGCTGAAAAGAACAACATACATAGACAtgcaaaattttgttaattgaAAGTGATAGATGAAATAAGAAATCGGTAAAGAACCTGTTATGTATAGGATCGGATCCACGAGGCACTTTTCTTTTGCTGGCAGCGTAGCTAAGATCCCCATGTCTTCTTCCATCTTCATGCTCCTTACCGTGTGTAATGGAGTTGGTCATCGTCATAGTGGTAGTAATCTCTTTTGTTGTGTTggctttgttgttgttttgtatTGCAAACGCATCGATCATTAGAAG includes:
- the LOC108836893 gene encoding CLAVATA3/ESR (CLE)-related protein 26; translated protein: MLGSVLISTNQKIGTKTKPTRLETMRNLQSLRLQLFSRTLFTIGLVTLLMIDAFAIQNNNKANTTKEITTTMTMTNSITHGKEHEDGRRHGDLSYAASKRKVPRGSDPIHNRRAGKSRRPPGRA